In Phaseolus vulgaris cultivar G19833 chromosome 10, P. vulgaris v2.0, whole genome shotgun sequence, a single genomic region encodes these proteins:
- the LOC137819375 gene encoding solute carrier family 40 member 2-like isoform X1, with protein sequence MEESVKLRVPPLTGQQENPLALITYLYIGHFLARWGTRMWEFSVALYMINIWPESLLYAAIYGASDSASIAVFGPIIGRWVDKLSCLKVLQLWLVTQNLSFVIAGASVVTLLIHSSLKFTHFSIFMLLMLLINVCGGIGVLSTLAGTIMIEREWLLVISEGQPQEFLTRMNSVTRRIDLCCKLLAPVVTGFIVSFVSLKASAITLALWNTVSVWVEYWLFTSVYHGIPALDQSSQRRMARLLQCDQEMNTLTSEEDSLLPVTGCSSELADRKWNKKISEKISEIPYIAAWRVYLQQEVALPGLALASLFFTVLSFGTLMTATLEWKGIPTYVIGLGRGISAVIGIAATVAYPVLQSRISTIRTGLWSIWSQWTCLLPCIASIWIQSGFLSSYILMGSVAISRLGLWMFDLSVLQHMQDLVTESDRLIVGGVQNSLQSLMELLVYVMGIIISDPRDFWKLAVISFEAVTLAAFLFCIHAYHVRKHLFHFDRVLWGKFFVRAS encoded by the exons ATGGAAGAAAGTGTGAAACTGAGGGTGCCTCCACTCACTGGACAACAAGAAAACCCATTAGCTCTCATCACTTATCTTTACATTGGCCACTTCTTAGCAAGATGGGGTACCAG AATGTGGGAATTCTCTGTTGCTTTATACATGATCAATATTTGGCCAGAGTCCTTGCTGTATGCAGCAATATATGGTGCCTCTGATTCTGCCTCCATTGCAGTGTTTGGTCCCATAATTGGAAGATGGGTTGATAAGTTGTCATGCCTTAAG GTTTTACAATTATGGTTGGTGACACAAAATCTCTCTTTTGTTATTGCTGGGGCCTCTGTAGTTACCTTACTCATCCACTCATCTTTAAAGTTTACACATTTCTCCATTTTCATGTTGCTCATGTTGCTAATCAATGTCTGTGGTGGCATTGGTGTGCTTTCAACTCTTGCCGGTACAATCATGATTGAAAGAGAATG GTTGTTAGTTATATCTGAAGGTCAACCCCAAGAATTTCTTACAAGGATGAATTCAGTTACAAGACGAATTGATCTATGTTGCAAACTTCTTGCTCCTGTCGTAACAGGGTTCATAGTAAGCTTTGTATCACTAAAAGCATCTGCTATAACTTTGGCACTGTGGAATACTGTCTCTGTTTGGGTTGAGTATTGGCTTTTCACATCTGTATATCATGGGATTCCAGCTTTGGACCAAAGTAGCCAGAGAAGGATGGCAAGACTTTTACAGTGTGATCAGGAAATGAACACCTTAACTTCAGAGGAAGATAGCTTGCTTCCTGttactggatgtagctcagaaTTGGCAGATAGAAaatggaataaaaaaatttctgaGAAGATTTCAGAGATTCCTTACATTGCTGCATGGAGAGTTTACTTACAGCAAGAAGTTGCTCTTCCAGGACTAGCTCTGGCTTCGCTATTTTTCACAGTACTAAG TTTTGGAACTTTGATGACAGCTACCTTAGAATGGAAAGGAATACCTACATATGTTATTGGACTAGGAAGAGGAATAAGTGCTGTGATTGGAATAGCTGCAACAGTTGCATACCCTGTGCTACAGTCTCGTATATCAACAATTAGAACTGGACTTTGGTCTATATGGTCTCAG TGGACTTGCCTCCTTCCATGTATAGCTTCAATATGGATCCAAAGTGGCTTTCTATCATCGTATATTCTGATGGGAAGTGTAGCCATTTCTCGGCTTGGATTGTGGATGTTTGATTTGTCAGTACTTCAACACATGCAG GATCTTGTCACTGAATCCGATCGTTTGATTGTTGGAGGTGTTCAAAATTCACTTCAGTCTTTGATGGAATTATTGGTCTATGTTATGGGAATCATAATATCTGATCCAAGG GATTTCTGGAAGTTGGCTGTAATATCTTTTGAAGCAGTCACATTAGCTGCGTTCCTCTTCTGTATCCATGCATACCATGTAAGAAAGCACCTCTTCCACTTTGACAGGGTGTTATGGGGTAAATTTTTTGTAAGAGCATCTTAA
- the LOC137819375 gene encoding solute carrier family 40 member 2-like isoform X2, with the protein MEESVKLRVPPLTGQQENPLALITYLYIGHFLARWGTRMWEFSVALYMINIWPESLLYAAIYGASDSASIAVFGPIIGRWVDKLSCLKVLQLWLVTQNLSFVIAGASVVTLLIHSSLKFTHFSIFMLLMLLINVCGGIGVLSTLAGTIMIEREWLLVISEGQPQEFLTRMNSVTRRIDLCCKLLAPVVTGFIVSFVSLKASAITLALWNTVSVWVEYWLFTSVYHGIPALDQSSQRRMARLLQCDQEMNTLTSEEDSLLPVTGCSSELADRKWNKKISEKISEIPYIAAWRVYLQQEVALPGLALASLFFTVLSFGTLMTATLEWKGIPTYVIGLGRGISAVIGIAATVAYPVLQSRISTIRTGLWSIWSQWTCLLPCIASIWIQSGFLSSYILMGSVAISRLGLWMFDLSVLQHMQDLVTESDRLIVGGVQNSLQSLMELLVYVMGIIISDPRDFWKLAVISFEAVTLAAFLFCIHAYHRLGRAHDPSFGLILVQN; encoded by the exons ATGGAAGAAAGTGTGAAACTGAGGGTGCCTCCACTCACTGGACAACAAGAAAACCCATTAGCTCTCATCACTTATCTTTACATTGGCCACTTCTTAGCAAGATGGGGTACCAG AATGTGGGAATTCTCTGTTGCTTTATACATGATCAATATTTGGCCAGAGTCCTTGCTGTATGCAGCAATATATGGTGCCTCTGATTCTGCCTCCATTGCAGTGTTTGGTCCCATAATTGGAAGATGGGTTGATAAGTTGTCATGCCTTAAG GTTTTACAATTATGGTTGGTGACACAAAATCTCTCTTTTGTTATTGCTGGGGCCTCTGTAGTTACCTTACTCATCCACTCATCTTTAAAGTTTACACATTTCTCCATTTTCATGTTGCTCATGTTGCTAATCAATGTCTGTGGTGGCATTGGTGTGCTTTCAACTCTTGCCGGTACAATCATGATTGAAAGAGAATG GTTGTTAGTTATATCTGAAGGTCAACCCCAAGAATTTCTTACAAGGATGAATTCAGTTACAAGACGAATTGATCTATGTTGCAAACTTCTTGCTCCTGTCGTAACAGGGTTCATAGTAAGCTTTGTATCACTAAAAGCATCTGCTATAACTTTGGCACTGTGGAATACTGTCTCTGTTTGGGTTGAGTATTGGCTTTTCACATCTGTATATCATGGGATTCCAGCTTTGGACCAAAGTAGCCAGAGAAGGATGGCAAGACTTTTACAGTGTGATCAGGAAATGAACACCTTAACTTCAGAGGAAGATAGCTTGCTTCCTGttactggatgtagctcagaaTTGGCAGATAGAAaatggaataaaaaaatttctgaGAAGATTTCAGAGATTCCTTACATTGCTGCATGGAGAGTTTACTTACAGCAAGAAGTTGCTCTTCCAGGACTAGCTCTGGCTTCGCTATTTTTCACAGTACTAAG TTTTGGAACTTTGATGACAGCTACCTTAGAATGGAAAGGAATACCTACATATGTTATTGGACTAGGAAGAGGAATAAGTGCTGTGATTGGAATAGCTGCAACAGTTGCATACCCTGTGCTACAGTCTCGTATATCAACAATTAGAACTGGACTTTGGTCTATATGGTCTCAG TGGACTTGCCTCCTTCCATGTATAGCTTCAATATGGATCCAAAGTGGCTTTCTATCATCGTATATTCTGATGGGAAGTGTAGCCATTTCTCGGCTTGGATTGTGGATGTTTGATTTGTCAGTACTTCAACACATGCAG GATCTTGTCACTGAATCCGATCGTTTGATTGTTGGAGGTGTTCAAAATTCACTTCAGTCTTTGATGGAATTATTGGTCTATGTTATGGGAATCATAATATCTGATCCAAGG GATTTCTGGAAGTTGGCTGTAATATCTTTTGAAGCAGTCACATTAGCTGCGTTCCTCTTCTGTATCCATGCATACCAT CGTCTGGGCCGAGCTCACGACCCGTCTTTTGGGCTCATACTCGTGCAAAACTGA
- the LOC137819375 gene encoding solute carrier family 40 member 2-like isoform X3: MGMWEFSVALYMINIWPESLLYAAIYGASDSASIAVFGPIIGRWVDKLSCLKVLQLWLVTQNLSFVIAGASVVTLLIHSSLKFTHFSIFMLLMLLINVCGGIGVLSTLAGTIMIEREWLLVISEGQPQEFLTRMNSVTRRIDLCCKLLAPVVTGFIVSFVSLKASAITLALWNTVSVWVEYWLFTSVYHGIPALDQSSQRRMARLLQCDQEMNTLTSEEDSLLPVTGCSSELADRKWNKKISEKISEIPYIAAWRVYLQQEVALPGLALASLFFTVLSFGTLMTATLEWKGIPTYVIGLGRGISAVIGIAATVAYPVLQSRISTIRTGLWSIWSQWTCLLPCIASIWIQSGFLSSYILMGSVAISRLGLWMFDLSVLQHMQDLVTESDRLIVGGVQNSLQSLMELLVYVMGIIISDPRDFWKLAVISFEAVTLAAFLFCIHAYHVRKHLFHFDRVLWGKFFVRAS, from the exons ATGGG AATGTGGGAATTCTCTGTTGCTTTATACATGATCAATATTTGGCCAGAGTCCTTGCTGTATGCAGCAATATATGGTGCCTCTGATTCTGCCTCCATTGCAGTGTTTGGTCCCATAATTGGAAGATGGGTTGATAAGTTGTCATGCCTTAAG GTTTTACAATTATGGTTGGTGACACAAAATCTCTCTTTTGTTATTGCTGGGGCCTCTGTAGTTACCTTACTCATCCACTCATCTTTAAAGTTTACACATTTCTCCATTTTCATGTTGCTCATGTTGCTAATCAATGTCTGTGGTGGCATTGGTGTGCTTTCAACTCTTGCCGGTACAATCATGATTGAAAGAGAATG GTTGTTAGTTATATCTGAAGGTCAACCCCAAGAATTTCTTACAAGGATGAATTCAGTTACAAGACGAATTGATCTATGTTGCAAACTTCTTGCTCCTGTCGTAACAGGGTTCATAGTAAGCTTTGTATCACTAAAAGCATCTGCTATAACTTTGGCACTGTGGAATACTGTCTCTGTTTGGGTTGAGTATTGGCTTTTCACATCTGTATATCATGGGATTCCAGCTTTGGACCAAAGTAGCCAGAGAAGGATGGCAAGACTTTTACAGTGTGATCAGGAAATGAACACCTTAACTTCAGAGGAAGATAGCTTGCTTCCTGttactggatgtagctcagaaTTGGCAGATAGAAaatggaataaaaaaatttctgaGAAGATTTCAGAGATTCCTTACATTGCTGCATGGAGAGTTTACTTACAGCAAGAAGTTGCTCTTCCAGGACTAGCTCTGGCTTCGCTATTTTTCACAGTACTAAG TTTTGGAACTTTGATGACAGCTACCTTAGAATGGAAAGGAATACCTACATATGTTATTGGACTAGGAAGAGGAATAAGTGCTGTGATTGGAATAGCTGCAACAGTTGCATACCCTGTGCTACAGTCTCGTATATCAACAATTAGAACTGGACTTTGGTCTATATGGTCTCAG TGGACTTGCCTCCTTCCATGTATAGCTTCAATATGGATCCAAAGTGGCTTTCTATCATCGTATATTCTGATGGGAAGTGTAGCCATTTCTCGGCTTGGATTGTGGATGTTTGATTTGTCAGTACTTCAACACATGCAG GATCTTGTCACTGAATCCGATCGTTTGATTGTTGGAGGTGTTCAAAATTCACTTCAGTCTTTGATGGAATTATTGGTCTATGTTATGGGAATCATAATATCTGATCCAAGG GATTTCTGGAAGTTGGCTGTAATATCTTTTGAAGCAGTCACATTAGCTGCGTTCCTCTTCTGTATCCATGCATACCATGTAAGAAAGCACCTCTTCCACTTTGACAGGGTGTTATGGGGTAAATTTTTTGTAAGAGCATCTTAA
- the LOC137819375 gene encoding solute carrier family 40 member 1-like isoform X5 gives MGMWEFSVALYMINIWPESLLYAAIYGASDSASIAVFGPIIGRWVDKLSCLKVLQLWLVTQNLSFVIAGASVVTLLIHSSLKFTHFSIFMLLMLLINVCGGIGVLSTLAGTIMIEREWLLVISEGQPQEFLTRMNSVTRRIDLCCKLLAPVVTGFIVSFVSLKASAITLALWNTVSVWVEYWLFTSVYHGIPALDQSSQRRMARLLQCDQEMNTLTSEEDSLLPVTGCSSELADRKWNKKISEKISEIPYIAAWRVYLQQEVALPGLALASLFFTVLSFGTLMTATLEWKGIPTYVIGLGRGISAVIGIAATVAYPVLQSRISTIRTGLWSIWSQWTCLLPCIASIWIQSGFLSSYILMGSVAISRLGLWMFDLSVLQHMQDLVTESDRLIVGGVQNSLQSLMELLVYVMGIIISDPRDFWKLAVISFEAVTLAAFLFCIHAYHRLGRAHDPSFGLILVQN, from the exons ATGGG AATGTGGGAATTCTCTGTTGCTTTATACATGATCAATATTTGGCCAGAGTCCTTGCTGTATGCAGCAATATATGGTGCCTCTGATTCTGCCTCCATTGCAGTGTTTGGTCCCATAATTGGAAGATGGGTTGATAAGTTGTCATGCCTTAAG GTTTTACAATTATGGTTGGTGACACAAAATCTCTCTTTTGTTATTGCTGGGGCCTCTGTAGTTACCTTACTCATCCACTCATCTTTAAAGTTTACACATTTCTCCATTTTCATGTTGCTCATGTTGCTAATCAATGTCTGTGGTGGCATTGGTGTGCTTTCAACTCTTGCCGGTACAATCATGATTGAAAGAGAATG GTTGTTAGTTATATCTGAAGGTCAACCCCAAGAATTTCTTACAAGGATGAATTCAGTTACAAGACGAATTGATCTATGTTGCAAACTTCTTGCTCCTGTCGTAACAGGGTTCATAGTAAGCTTTGTATCACTAAAAGCATCTGCTATAACTTTGGCACTGTGGAATACTGTCTCTGTTTGGGTTGAGTATTGGCTTTTCACATCTGTATATCATGGGATTCCAGCTTTGGACCAAAGTAGCCAGAGAAGGATGGCAAGACTTTTACAGTGTGATCAGGAAATGAACACCTTAACTTCAGAGGAAGATAGCTTGCTTCCTGttactggatgtagctcagaaTTGGCAGATAGAAaatggaataaaaaaatttctgaGAAGATTTCAGAGATTCCTTACATTGCTGCATGGAGAGTTTACTTACAGCAAGAAGTTGCTCTTCCAGGACTAGCTCTGGCTTCGCTATTTTTCACAGTACTAAG TTTTGGAACTTTGATGACAGCTACCTTAGAATGGAAAGGAATACCTACATATGTTATTGGACTAGGAAGAGGAATAAGTGCTGTGATTGGAATAGCTGCAACAGTTGCATACCCTGTGCTACAGTCTCGTATATCAACAATTAGAACTGGACTTTGGTCTATATGGTCTCAG TGGACTTGCCTCCTTCCATGTATAGCTTCAATATGGATCCAAAGTGGCTTTCTATCATCGTATATTCTGATGGGAAGTGTAGCCATTTCTCGGCTTGGATTGTGGATGTTTGATTTGTCAGTACTTCAACACATGCAG GATCTTGTCACTGAATCCGATCGTTTGATTGTTGGAGGTGTTCAAAATTCACTTCAGTCTTTGATGGAATTATTGGTCTATGTTATGGGAATCATAATATCTGATCCAAGG GATTTCTGGAAGTTGGCTGTAATATCTTTTGAAGCAGTCACATTAGCTGCGTTCCTCTTCTGTATCCATGCATACCAT CGTCTGGGCCGAGCTCACGACCCGTCTTTTGGGCTCATACTCGTGCAAAACTGA
- the LOC137819375 gene encoding solute carrier family 40 member 1-like isoform X6 has product MWEFSVALYMINIWPESLLYAAIYGASDSASIAVFGPIIGRWVDKLSCLKVLQLWLVTQNLSFVIAGASVVTLLIHSSLKFTHFSIFMLLMLLINVCGGIGVLSTLAGTIMIEREWLLVISEGQPQEFLTRMNSVTRRIDLCCKLLAPVVTGFIVSFVSLKASAITLALWNTVSVWVEYWLFTSVYHGIPALDQSSQRRMARLLQCDQEMNTLTSEEDSLLPVTGCSSELADRKWNKKISEKISEIPYIAAWRVYLQQEVALPGLALASLFFTVLSFGTLMTATLEWKGIPTYVIGLGRGISAVIGIAATVAYPVLQSRISTIRTGLWSIWSQWTCLLPCIASIWIQSGFLSSYILMGSVAISRLGLWMFDLSVLQHMQDLVTESDRLIVGGVQNSLQSLMELLVYVMGIIISDPRDFWKLAVISFEAVTLAAFLFCIHAYHRLGRAHDPSFGLILVQN; this is encoded by the exons ATGTGGGAATTCTCTGTTGCTTTATACATGATCAATATTTGGCCAGAGTCCTTGCTGTATGCAGCAATATATGGTGCCTCTGATTCTGCCTCCATTGCAGTGTTTGGTCCCATAATTGGAAGATGGGTTGATAAGTTGTCATGCCTTAAG GTTTTACAATTATGGTTGGTGACACAAAATCTCTCTTTTGTTATTGCTGGGGCCTCTGTAGTTACCTTACTCATCCACTCATCTTTAAAGTTTACACATTTCTCCATTTTCATGTTGCTCATGTTGCTAATCAATGTCTGTGGTGGCATTGGTGTGCTTTCAACTCTTGCCGGTACAATCATGATTGAAAGAGAATG GTTGTTAGTTATATCTGAAGGTCAACCCCAAGAATTTCTTACAAGGATGAATTCAGTTACAAGACGAATTGATCTATGTTGCAAACTTCTTGCTCCTGTCGTAACAGGGTTCATAGTAAGCTTTGTATCACTAAAAGCATCTGCTATAACTTTGGCACTGTGGAATACTGTCTCTGTTTGGGTTGAGTATTGGCTTTTCACATCTGTATATCATGGGATTCCAGCTTTGGACCAAAGTAGCCAGAGAAGGATGGCAAGACTTTTACAGTGTGATCAGGAAATGAACACCTTAACTTCAGAGGAAGATAGCTTGCTTCCTGttactggatgtagctcagaaTTGGCAGATAGAAaatggaataaaaaaatttctgaGAAGATTTCAGAGATTCCTTACATTGCTGCATGGAGAGTTTACTTACAGCAAGAAGTTGCTCTTCCAGGACTAGCTCTGGCTTCGCTATTTTTCACAGTACTAAG TTTTGGAACTTTGATGACAGCTACCTTAGAATGGAAAGGAATACCTACATATGTTATTGGACTAGGAAGAGGAATAAGTGCTGTGATTGGAATAGCTGCAACAGTTGCATACCCTGTGCTACAGTCTCGTATATCAACAATTAGAACTGGACTTTGGTCTATATGGTCTCAG TGGACTTGCCTCCTTCCATGTATAGCTTCAATATGGATCCAAAGTGGCTTTCTATCATCGTATATTCTGATGGGAAGTGTAGCCATTTCTCGGCTTGGATTGTGGATGTTTGATTTGTCAGTACTTCAACACATGCAG GATCTTGTCACTGAATCCGATCGTTTGATTGTTGGAGGTGTTCAAAATTCACTTCAGTCTTTGATGGAATTATTGGTCTATGTTATGGGAATCATAATATCTGATCCAAGG GATTTCTGGAAGTTGGCTGTAATATCTTTTGAAGCAGTCACATTAGCTGCGTTCCTCTTCTGTATCCATGCATACCAT CGTCTGGGCCGAGCTCACGACCCGTCTTTTGGGCTCATACTCGTGCAAAACTGA
- the LOC137819375 gene encoding solute carrier family 40 member 2-like isoform X4 — MWEFSVALYMINIWPESLLYAAIYGASDSASIAVFGPIIGRWVDKLSCLKVLQLWLVTQNLSFVIAGASVVTLLIHSSLKFTHFSIFMLLMLLINVCGGIGVLSTLAGTIMIEREWLLVISEGQPQEFLTRMNSVTRRIDLCCKLLAPVVTGFIVSFVSLKASAITLALWNTVSVWVEYWLFTSVYHGIPALDQSSQRRMARLLQCDQEMNTLTSEEDSLLPVTGCSSELADRKWNKKISEKISEIPYIAAWRVYLQQEVALPGLALASLFFTVLSFGTLMTATLEWKGIPTYVIGLGRGISAVIGIAATVAYPVLQSRISTIRTGLWSIWSQWTCLLPCIASIWIQSGFLSSYILMGSVAISRLGLWMFDLSVLQHMQDLVTESDRLIVGGVQNSLQSLMELLVYVMGIIISDPRDFWKLAVISFEAVTLAAFLFCIHAYHVRKHLFHFDRVLWGKFFVRAS; from the exons ATGTGGGAATTCTCTGTTGCTTTATACATGATCAATATTTGGCCAGAGTCCTTGCTGTATGCAGCAATATATGGTGCCTCTGATTCTGCCTCCATTGCAGTGTTTGGTCCCATAATTGGAAGATGGGTTGATAAGTTGTCATGCCTTAAG GTTTTACAATTATGGTTGGTGACACAAAATCTCTCTTTTGTTATTGCTGGGGCCTCTGTAGTTACCTTACTCATCCACTCATCTTTAAAGTTTACACATTTCTCCATTTTCATGTTGCTCATGTTGCTAATCAATGTCTGTGGTGGCATTGGTGTGCTTTCAACTCTTGCCGGTACAATCATGATTGAAAGAGAATG GTTGTTAGTTATATCTGAAGGTCAACCCCAAGAATTTCTTACAAGGATGAATTCAGTTACAAGACGAATTGATCTATGTTGCAAACTTCTTGCTCCTGTCGTAACAGGGTTCATAGTAAGCTTTGTATCACTAAAAGCATCTGCTATAACTTTGGCACTGTGGAATACTGTCTCTGTTTGGGTTGAGTATTGGCTTTTCACATCTGTATATCATGGGATTCCAGCTTTGGACCAAAGTAGCCAGAGAAGGATGGCAAGACTTTTACAGTGTGATCAGGAAATGAACACCTTAACTTCAGAGGAAGATAGCTTGCTTCCTGttactggatgtagctcagaaTTGGCAGATAGAAaatggaataaaaaaatttctgaGAAGATTTCAGAGATTCCTTACATTGCTGCATGGAGAGTTTACTTACAGCAAGAAGTTGCTCTTCCAGGACTAGCTCTGGCTTCGCTATTTTTCACAGTACTAAG TTTTGGAACTTTGATGACAGCTACCTTAGAATGGAAAGGAATACCTACATATGTTATTGGACTAGGAAGAGGAATAAGTGCTGTGATTGGAATAGCTGCAACAGTTGCATACCCTGTGCTACAGTCTCGTATATCAACAATTAGAACTGGACTTTGGTCTATATGGTCTCAG TGGACTTGCCTCCTTCCATGTATAGCTTCAATATGGATCCAAAGTGGCTTTCTATCATCGTATATTCTGATGGGAAGTGTAGCCATTTCTCGGCTTGGATTGTGGATGTTTGATTTGTCAGTACTTCAACACATGCAG GATCTTGTCACTGAATCCGATCGTTTGATTGTTGGAGGTGTTCAAAATTCACTTCAGTCTTTGATGGAATTATTGGTCTATGTTATGGGAATCATAATATCTGATCCAAGG GATTTCTGGAAGTTGGCTGTAATATCTTTTGAAGCAGTCACATTAGCTGCGTTCCTCTTCTGTATCCATGCATACCATGTAAGAAAGCACCTCTTCCACTTTGACAGGGTGTTATGGGGTAAATTTTTTGTAAGAGCATCTTAA